A genomic stretch from Myxococcus xanthus includes:
- a CDS encoding SH3 domain-containing protein, with the protein MGTTACAAPSALAVSPAGVPAFSEDMLSPEFWIRRAPSPDEVLLDADQVAAKRMRAFGPDGGLVDLKRIPATLTRAEVASWVKDAQQTPIQAAIDEQGRLVTEAMLEELRQNTAAEHIPEASTARYGLSVRRTPLRSLPSERRFFAAENLRDYESLQAGILFPGEPVVIAHHSADQQWLFVLTTQGPAWVRRGDVAEGTADTVFSYVAKAPGRVVTGDQVRTVFTPEAPGVSELELDMGVALPRADVAPGEPVNGASSYASWPVLLPVREQDGTLAFQSALLRRTADTAPGYLPLTRANILRQAFKFLGERYGWGHQFNARDCSGLTSEVYRSLGLFLPPNSGMQGKSAALNHRLFTAQDSHTERLRALARAQVGDLIVVPGHVLMLIGHVNGEPYVIQDVPYAVFKDPATQQLRKTKLNQVSVTPLLPLYADDTTLYVDAMTSLVHVTQP; encoded by the coding sequence ATGGGGACCACCGCCTGCGCCGCGCCGTCCGCGCTCGCCGTGTCTCCGGCCGGGGTGCCCGCGTTCAGCGAAGACATGCTGTCGCCCGAGTTCTGGATTCGCCGCGCGCCGTCTCCCGACGAGGTGCTGCTCGATGCCGACCAGGTGGCGGCGAAGCGCATGCGCGCCTTCGGTCCGGATGGCGGCCTGGTCGACTTGAAGCGCATCCCAGCCACGCTGACGCGGGCGGAAGTCGCCAGCTGGGTCAAGGATGCGCAGCAGACGCCCATCCAGGCAGCCATCGACGAACAGGGCCGGCTGGTGACGGAGGCGATGCTCGAAGAGCTGCGCCAGAACACCGCGGCCGAGCACATCCCCGAAGCATCCACCGCGCGCTACGGCCTCAGCGTGCGGCGCACGCCCCTGCGGTCCCTCCCGTCCGAGCGGCGATTCTTCGCGGCGGAGAACCTGCGCGACTACGAGAGCCTTCAGGCCGGCATCCTGTTCCCGGGCGAGCCGGTCGTCATCGCGCACCACAGCGCGGACCAGCAATGGCTGTTCGTCCTGACGACCCAGGGGCCCGCATGGGTCCGGCGCGGAGATGTCGCGGAAGGCACGGCGGACACGGTGTTCTCCTACGTGGCGAAGGCGCCCGGGCGTGTCGTCACGGGCGACCAGGTGCGCACGGTCTTCACGCCGGAAGCACCCGGGGTGTCCGAGCTCGAGCTCGACATGGGGGTCGCGCTGCCGCGGGCCGACGTGGCGCCCGGCGAGCCCGTCAATGGCGCCAGCAGCTATGCGTCGTGGCCGGTGCTGCTGCCGGTGCGTGAGCAGGACGGCACGCTGGCCTTCCAGAGCGCGCTGCTGCGCCGTACCGCCGACACCGCGCCGGGCTATCTGCCGCTGACACGTGCCAACATCCTCCGCCAGGCGTTCAAGTTCCTCGGCGAGCGCTACGGCTGGGGGCACCAGTTCAATGCGCGCGACTGCAGCGGCCTGACCAGCGAGGTGTACCGCAGCCTGGGGCTGTTCCTGCCGCCCAACTCCGGGATGCAAGGGAAGAGCGCGGCGCTGAACCACCGCCTCTTCACGGCCCAGGACTCACACACCGAGCGGCTGCGCGCGCTGGCCCGGGCGCAGGTGGGCGACCTCATCGTCGTTCCCGGTCATGTGTTGATGCTCATTGGCCACGTGAATGGCGAGCCCTACGTCATCCAGGATGTGCCGTATGCCGTATTCAAGGATCCGGCCACGCAGCAGCTCCGGAAGACGAAGCTGAACCAGGTGTCGGTCACCCCGCTGCTGCCGCTGTACGCCGACGACACGACCCTATACGTGGACGCGATGACGAGCCTCGTGCACGTCACGCAGCCATAG
- a CDS encoding DUF1259 domain-containing protein, giving the protein MCTYFGLNDSKFGRIKTAGFERLLAGITLNPRADKKRLARASTCTPSSPRGSFADMWDWVALPEVGGLVMMLRSECWKCLALVVALLFTGAAHAQQRKGDQPKDVGIDTADIERRTGAKGELSADEGVFKVNLPRTDLKVGAAGVKLIPPLGLTAWAAFKRVGDATMVMGDIVLLEDQVNPVMDVALQNGLEVTALHNHFFWEQPKVMFMHISGMGETARLADAVGKVFTRLRETAGGKGRVPRASVDPARSKLDVTKLDALLGQKGTSKDGVYKVTVGRTVRIYGHEMGKAMGVNTWAAFAGTPQQAVVDGDFAILESELQPVLKALRAANIDIVAIHNHMTGEEPRMLFLHYWGVGPADALARGVRSAMELTLAPTGP; this is encoded by the coding sequence ATGTGCACGTACTTCGGCCTGAATGACTCGAAGTTTGGTCGCATCAAGACTGCCGGCTTCGAGCGCCTGTTGGCTGGCATCACTCTCAATCCCCGCGCCGACAAGAAGAGACTGGCACGCGCCTCGACCTGTACGCCGTCTTCACCAAGAGGCTCGTTCGCTGACATGTGGGATTGGGTAGCACTGCCCGAAGTTGGAGGACTCGTGATGATGCTGAGAAGCGAATGCTGGAAGTGCCTGGCGCTCGTCGTGGCCCTGCTATTCACCGGCGCGGCTCATGCCCAGCAGCGCAAGGGCGACCAACCCAAAGACGTGGGGATTGACACTGCGGATATCGAGCGGAGAACCGGCGCCAAGGGCGAGCTGAGCGCCGACGAGGGGGTGTTCAAGGTGAATCTGCCCCGTACTGACCTCAAGGTGGGCGCGGCCGGCGTGAAGCTCATCCCGCCCCTCGGCCTGACCGCCTGGGCCGCCTTCAAGCGCGTGGGGGACGCCACCATGGTGATGGGCGACATCGTCCTGCTCGAGGACCAGGTGAACCCGGTGATGGACGTGGCGCTCCAGAACGGGCTGGAGGTCACGGCCCTGCACAACCACTTCTTCTGGGAACAGCCGAAGGTGATGTTCATGCACATCAGCGGCATGGGGGAGACGGCCAGGCTCGCCGACGCGGTGGGCAAGGTGTTCACCCGCCTGCGTGAGACGGCGGGAGGGAAGGGCCGTGTGCCTCGCGCCTCGGTGGACCCGGCCCGCTCGAAACTGGATGTCACGAAGCTCGACGCGTTGCTAGGCCAGAAGGGCACGTCCAAGGACGGCGTCTACAAGGTCACCGTGGGGCGCACCGTGCGCATATATGGGCATGAAATGGGCAAGGCGATGGGCGTCAACACCTGGGCGGCATTCGCTGGTACGCCGCAGCAGGCCGTTGTAGACGGGGACTTCGCCATACTGGAGAGCGAGCTGCAGCCCGTGCTCAAGGCCCTGCGGGCGGCGAACATCGACATCGTTGCCATTCATAACCACATGACGGGCGAAGAGCCACGGATGCTGTTCCTCCACTATTGGGGAGTGGGGCCGGCAGACGCACTCGCACGCGGAGTTCGCTCGGCAATGGAGCTCACCCTGGCGCCTACTGGGCCGTGA